The Gemmatimonadales bacterium genome window below encodes:
- the plsY gene encoding glycerol-3-phosphate 1-O-acyltransferase PlsY yields the protein MTSGQMAALIASYLLGAIPTSYIAGRLFKGIDLRQHGSKNLGATNVYRIMGWRYAIPVGIFDVAKGAVPVLIIGPAVSVVGWFPLVCGVMAVVGHVFSVFVGFKGGKGVATSAGVVLGLAPMAVGICLVLWALIVWMSGYVSLGSVIATGVFPLLVWVLYPARRESIWLYVALAAVIIWMHRSNIRRLMAGTENRFGRHANGSGSA from the coding sequence TTGACCTCCGGGCAGATGGCCGCGCTGATCGCCTCCTACCTCCTGGGCGCGATTCCGACGAGTTACATCGCCGGGCGGCTCTTCAAGGGGATCGACCTGCGCCAGCATGGCAGCAAGAACCTCGGCGCCACGAACGTCTATCGCATCATGGGGTGGCGGTACGCGATCCCGGTCGGGATCTTCGACGTGGCCAAGGGGGCGGTCCCGGTGCTGATCATCGGACCGGCGGTGAGCGTGGTGGGCTGGTTCCCGCTGGTCTGCGGCGTGATGGCCGTGGTGGGGCACGTCTTCTCGGTGTTCGTGGGCTTCAAGGGGGGCAAGGGTGTGGCGACCAGCGCCGGCGTCGTGCTCGGCCTCGCGCCGATGGCGGTCGGCATCTGTCTCGTCCTCTGGGCCCTGATCGTCTGGATGTCCGGGTATGTGTCGCTCGGTTCGGTGATCGCGACCGGGGTCTTCCCGCTGCTGGTGTGGGTGCTGTATCCCGCGCGCCGCGAGAGCATCTGGCTGTATGTGGCGCTCGCCGCGGTGATCATCTGGATGCACCGGTCCAACATCCGGCGGTTGATGGCCGGGACGGAGAATCGATTCGGGCGGCATGCGAATGGGTCAGGTTCGGCATGA
- a CDS encoding NAD(P)H-dependent glycerol-3-phosphate dehydrogenase: MTRIGVLGAGSWGTTLADLLARKGHAVRLWAYEGEVVESINTRHQNALFLAGRTLDPRLVACSDPFEAVEGAPIILSAAPSHVVRAVTAPLHPGVAGDAIVVSATKGIEAPGLLLPHEVLAETLPGRPFVALSGPSFAAEVQEGQPTAVVAAALDPAVAAVVQETFSTPRFRVYSNDDLVGVELCGALKNVIAIAAGILEGLGLGNNPRAALITRGLAEMTRLGLAMGAQSMTFAGLAGMGDLILTATGGLSRNRALGMALAKGERLAEYTATHRTVAEGVNTARSAVALAARHDVELPITEQVAAILFDGKEPRQAVADLMERTLKAEQWR; the protein is encoded by the coding sequence ATGACGCGCATCGGCGTACTCGGCGCGGGAAGCTGGGGGACGACCCTGGCCGACCTGCTGGCCCGCAAGGGCCATGCGGTCCGGCTCTGGGCCTATGAGGGCGAAGTGGTGGAGAGCATCAACACCCGCCATCAGAACGCGCTCTTTCTCGCCGGGCGAACCCTCGACCCGCGCCTGGTTGCCTGCAGTGACCCGTTCGAGGCGGTGGAGGGCGCGCCGATCATCCTGTCCGCCGCGCCGAGCCACGTGGTGCGGGCGGTCACCGCCCCGTTGCATCCGGGAGTGGCGGGTGACGCGATCGTGGTGAGCGCCACCAAGGGGATCGAGGCGCCCGGGCTGCTCCTGCCGCACGAGGTGCTCGCGGAGACTCTCCCGGGTCGGCCCTTCGTGGCGCTGTCCGGCCCGAGCTTCGCCGCCGAGGTCCAGGAAGGGCAGCCGACGGCGGTGGTGGCGGCCGCGCTGGATCCCGCGGTGGCCGCCGTGGTGCAGGAGACGTTCTCGACGCCCAGGTTCCGGGTGTACTCGAACGACGACCTGGTCGGCGTTGAGTTGTGCGGCGCGCTGAAGAACGTGATCGCGATCGCGGCGGGGATCCTGGAGGGGCTCGGGCTGGGCAACAATCCGCGCGCGGCCCTGATCACGCGCGGGCTCGCGGAAATGACGCGGCTGGGTCTGGCCATGGGCGCCCAGTCGATGACGTTCGCCGGCCTCGCAGGGATGGGCGACCTGATCCTGACCGCGACCGGCGGGCTCAGCCGGAACCGCGCACTCGGGATGGCGCTGGCCAAGGGCGAACGCCTGGCGGAATACACGGCGACCCACCGCACGGTGGCCGAGGGCGTGAACACCGCCCGTTCGGCGGTGGCACTGGCGGCGCGGCATGATGTGGAACTGCCGATCACGGAGCAGGTGGCGGCCATCCTCTTCGACGGCAAGGAGCCGCGGCAGGCGGTGGCCGACCTGATGGAACGGACCCTCAAGGCGGAGCAGTGGCGGTGA
- a CDS encoding MerR family transcriptional regulator, producing MTQPRPTQEFFSIGEVCALTDLKPHVLRYWESQFRFLNPAKNRSGNRVYKSREVELIMLVKHLLYSEKYTIEGARQKIEQYRRTGELRGTARRAMGSETVRELRQEVEEVLKVLEGGHDGKGAG from the coding sequence GTGACACAACCGCGGCCAACCCAGGAGTTCTTCTCGATTGGCGAAGTATGCGCGCTGACCGATCTCAAGCCGCACGTCCTGCGGTATTGGGAAAGCCAGTTCCGCTTCCTCAATCCGGCGAAGAACCGATCCGGCAATCGTGTCTACAAGAGCCGCGAAGTCGAACTCATCATGCTGGTCAAGCACCTTCTCTACAGCGAGAAGTACACCATCGAGGGGGCGCGCCAGAAGATCGAGCAGTACCGTCGCACCGGGGAGTTGCGCGGCACGGCCCGTCGCGCGATGGGCTCGGAGACGGTCCGTGAACTGCGCCAGGAAGTCGAGGAAGTGCTCAAGGTGCTCGAGGGCGGTCACGACGGCAAAGGCGCCGGGTGA
- the surE gene encoding 5'/3'-nucleotidase SurE has product MHILVSNDDGILAPGIGLLADACRSVGHVTVVAPDREQSGTSHSLTLHRPLRAALRPDGAYQVDGTPTDCVLLAVNALLPERPSFVFSGVNHGPNMGEDVLYSGTVAVAMEAVTLGIPGIAISFAGHDPETLATYGPLLKRLVQQVVAVPAFPPDTLLNVNLPAVPASEVKGTMVTRLGSRFFSESLTRMKDPWGREMFWVGGGTITWTGGEDSDHGAVAEGYVSVTPLHMDLTHYPLLETVREWRLAL; this is encoded by the coding sequence ATGCATATCCTCGTCAGCAACGATGACGGCATCCTGGCGCCCGGGATCGGCTTGCTTGCGGACGCCTGTCGCAGTGTCGGGCATGTCACGGTGGTGGCGCCGGACCGCGAGCAGAGCGGGACCAGTCACTCGCTGACGCTGCATCGTCCACTGCGTGCGGCGCTGCGGCCCGACGGCGCGTACCAGGTGGACGGGACGCCCACGGACTGCGTGCTGCTGGCGGTGAACGCCCTCCTGCCCGAGCGGCCCTCCTTCGTCTTCTCCGGCGTCAATCATGGGCCGAACATGGGCGAGGACGTGCTCTATTCGGGCACGGTCGCCGTGGCGATGGAGGCGGTGACCCTGGGGATTCCCGGGATCGCCATCTCGTTCGCCGGGCACGACCCCGAGACGCTCGCCACGTACGGACCGCTCCTGAAGCGACTGGTGCAACAGGTGGTGGCGGTGCCGGCGTTTCCGCCGGACACGCTGCTCAACGTGAACCTCCCCGCGGTGCCCGCGTCGGAGGTCAAGGGCACGATGGTCACGCGGCTCGGCAGCCGGTTCTTCTCGGAATCGCTCACGCGGATGAAGGACCCGTGGGGGCGGGAAATGTTCTGGGTCGGCGGCGGCACGATCACCTGGACGGGCGGGGAAGACTCCGATCACGGCGCGGTGGCGGAGGGGTATGTCTCCGTCACCCCGCTGCACATGGACCTCACGCACTACCCACTGCTGGAAACGGTCAGGGAATGGCGGCTGGCGCTGTAG
- a CDS encoding protein-L-isoaspartate(D-aspartate) O-methyltransferase, with translation MAAGAVGAGDSYGGYRARLVSELQAKGIRDLSVLRAISQVPRHLFVPASVRHRAYEDSALPIGGGQTISQPWVQARYLEVLELTGREKVLEIGTGSGYQTALLALLADTVFSIERIQSLASEARAALEGAGIRNVTVLVGDGTLGWRPFAPYDAILVAAASPSVPAPLIEQLAPGGRLVIPIGDRDTQVLQLLRKDGDRIVTTSLGDVRFVPLLGEFGFRPSTS, from the coding sequence ATGGCGGCTGGCGCTGTAGGGGCGGGAGACAGCTACGGCGGGTATCGCGCGCGCCTGGTCAGCGAGTTGCAGGCCAAGGGGATCCGCGACCTCTCCGTGCTGCGCGCCATTTCGCAGGTGCCGCGCCATCTTTTCGTGCCCGCGAGCGTGCGGCACCGCGCCTACGAGGATTCCGCCCTGCCCATCGGCGGCGGGCAGACCATTTCGCAGCCCTGGGTGCAGGCCCGCTACCTCGAAGTGCTGGAGCTCACCGGGCGCGAGAAGGTGCTCGAGATCGGCACCGGGTCCGGGTACCAGACGGCGCTCCTGGCATTGCTGGCCGATACCGTGTTCAGCATCGAGCGGATCCAGTCGCTCGCCTCCGAAGCGCGCGCCGCGCTCGAAGGGGCCGGTATCCGGAACGTGACCGTGCTCGTCGGCGACGGTACCCTTGGCTGGCGCCCCTTCGCGCCGTACGACGCCATCCTGGTGGCCGCGGCGAGTCCCTCCGTCCCGGCCCCGCTGATCGAACAGCTGGCACCCGGCGGCCGGCTGGTCATCCCGATCGGCGATCGCGATACCCAGGTCCTGCAGTTGCTCCGGAAGGACGGTGACCGGATCGTCACCACGTCCCTCGGCGATGTCCGCTTCGTGCCCCTCCTCGGTGAGTTCGGCTTCCGTCCCTCCACCTCCTGA